In Carya illinoinensis cultivar Pawnee chromosome 7, C.illinoinensisPawnee_v1, whole genome shotgun sequence, the following are encoded in one genomic region:
- the LOC122316769 gene encoding protein LONGIFOLIA 1 isoform X2, with amino-acid sequence MTTGMLHDQKHIEKQMGCMAGFLQIFDRNQILTGKRLYSNKRLPPSSPVDSTPESNSSMVFPEMPGELEKQQQARVAPSPERPKQSQLPELRSPAPEIATTPADTPTKSPLPFPILELKEGTRSSWKFSREAPRLSLDSRAVVDAKGSLKPREIRTNAAFLSSNRCEEGAVDGDKHRKSPSVIARLMGLEALADSNTEPAKKAELRRSASESRVSRDLFQHRFVEGNNSFNFQLRQIQQPNLQSSISSNVIQENVTNERYGSAHRRVDSREYGVQNVRSGAARPAPNRGMGQRKSFFDSEDFFPEPKQGVSIYGEIEKRLKMRGIDEPSQDFETLKHILEALQLKGLLRSKKPSNQMNHRNFVYDHRSLESPVVVMKPAARSSANRPGRNGNDSPPSSFRSKTGVRRNVNETLPALSPRRDRPEMDRNARYQTRERNTSSSPTRIQSENGLRSPTRRGALSVETRRKVGTPNNTMDSVENRRVSPVRSPKASPRRFGSDQAMTNRSPRMKKPSAEIYPKEEKVFTPAEEESSSTTVTSESSISTCSQTETERGKAEDYREGRSLLERCDKLLHSIAEITATELSPVSVLDSSFYKDESSSPSPILKRRSIEFQDQPIELEDDVWSLPTSRLEFNSEDKPGDGDFVYVSEIVRASSYLPEDSDVFQLLEKQQHLKGKDTSEVSRLRRRLIFDTINEILDRNRQLPPWKSNSWENCSISLRQVWSQFRRIREIGDASEDLFEVICGVLRKDFMVDGTSGWVDRPIEMSESVLDVERLIFKDLIGETIRDLAAFSGNCDNLAALRRRLVF; translated from the exons ATGACGACAGGTATGTTGCACGACCAGAAGCATATTGAGAAGCAAATGGGTTGCATGGCTGGGTTCCTTCAGATCTTCGACCGCAACCAGATTCTCACCGGCAAACGTCTCTACTCCAACAAGCGCCTCCCTCCCTCTTCg CCGGTGGATTCCACTCCGGAGTCGAATAGCAGCATGGTCTTTCCGGAGATGCCCGGTGAATTGGAGAAGCAGCAGCAAGCGAGAGTAGCACCATCTCCTGAGAGGCCCAAGCAGTCTCAGCTTCCGGAGCTGCGATCTCCTGCACCCGAGATTGCAACAACTCCAGCCGATACTCCAACCAAGTCGCCTCTTCCCTTCCCGATTCTCGAACTAAAAGAAGGCACAAGGTCCTCTTGGAAGTTCTCCAGAGAAGCTCCCAGACTTTCTTTGGACAGCCGAGCTGTTGTTGACGCGAAGGGAAGCTTAAAACCCAGAGAGATCCGTACAAACGCTGCCTTCTTGTCCTCCAATAGATGCGAAGAAGGGGCGGTGGACGGCGATAAGCATCGTAAATCGCCGAGCGTCATTGCGAGGCTCATGGGGCTCGAAGCGTTGGCGGACTCCAATACTGAACCGGCCAAGAAAGCAGAGCTCCGAAGATCTGCTTCGGAATCCAGGGTTTCCAGAGATCTGTTTCAGCACCGATTCGTAGAGGGCAACAACAGCTTCAATTTCCAGCTCAGGCAAATTCAGCAACCGAATTTGCAGAGCAGCATTTCGAGCAACGTGATCCAAGAAAATGTAACCAATGAAAGGTACGGTTCTGCTCATAGACGGGTCGATTCGAGGGAATATGGCGTTCAGAATGTGAGAAGTGGAGCGGCCCGACCTGCTCCTAATAGAGGAATGGGGCAACGGAAAAGCTTCTTTGATTCGGAGGACTTCTTTCCGGAGCCAAAACAGGGCGTTTCGATCTACGGAGAGATTGAGAAGAGGTTAAAGATGCGAGGGATCGATGAACCATCTCAAGATTTTGAGACATTAAAGCACATCCTCGAAGCTCTGCAACTCAAAGGTCTTTTGCGTTCGAAGAAACCTTCGAATCAAATGAACCACAGGAATTTCGTTTACGACCATCGAAGCCTCGAATCTCCGGTTGTTGTGATGAAGCCCGCCGCGAGGTCATCGGCGAACCGGCCTGGTCGGAACGGGAACGACTCTCCTCCCTCTAGCTTCAGATCGAAAACCGGAGTTCGGCGTAACGTTAACGAGACGTTGCCAGCCTTGAGCCCGAGGCGTGACCGGCCGGAGATGGATCGAAATGCACGATATCAGACGAGGGAGCGAAATACGAGCAGCTCGCCGACTCGGATTCAGAGCGAAAACGGCTTGAGAAGCCCGACCAGAAGAGGAGCTTTGTCCGTGGAAACGCGGAGGAAAGTAGGGACTCCGAATAATACGATGGATTCGGTGGAAAACAGAAGGGTGTCTCCGGTTCGGTCCCCTAAGGCTAGCCCGAGGAGATTTGGATCGGATCAAGCAATGACGAACCGGTCACCGAGGATGAAGAAACCGTCGGCCGAAATTTATCCAAAGGAGGAAAAGGTGTTTACTCCGGCAGAGGAGGAATCATCATCGACCACCGTAACGTCGGAGAGCAGTATCAGCACTTGCTCACAAACCGAGACAGAG AGGGGGAAGGCGGAGGATTACAGGGAGGGTAGGAGCTTATTAGAGAGGTGCGATAAGCTACTTCACAGTATAGCGGAGATCACTGCGACCGAGTTGAGTCCCGTATCGGTGCTTGACTCGTCGTTCTACAAGGACGAGTCGTCGTCGCCTTCCCCGATACTGAAACGGAGGAGCATTGAATTCCAAG ATCAACCCATTGAATTGGAGGATGATGTTTGGAGCCTTCCGACATCACGGTTGGAATTTAACTCGGAAGACAAACCGGGTGACGGTGATTTTGTGTACGTATCGGAGATCGTCCGAGCTTCGAGTTATTTACCGGAGGACTCCGATGTCTTCCAATTACTCGAGAAGCAGCAGCATCTCAAAGGGAAGGACACCTCCGAGGTCTCGAGACTCCGGAGAAGGCTTATTTTCGATACCATCAACGAAATCCTCGATCGTAACAGGCAATTACCGCCTTGGAAGTCTAATTCCTGGGAGAACTGTTCCATTTCGTTGAGGCAAGTATGGTCCCAATTCCGGAGGATTCGGGAGATCGGGGATGCATCGGAGGACTTGTTCGAGGTGATTTGCGGCGTGCTGAGGAAGGATTTTATGGTGGATGGCACCAGTGGATGGGTGGATCGCCCGATCGAGATGTCGGAGTCCGTTTTGGACGTCGAACGGCTGATATTCAAGGATTTGATTGGCGAGACCATCCGGGATCTCGCTGCTTTTTCCGGGAATTGCGATAACCTGGCGGCGCTGCGAAGGAGATTGGTGTTCTGA
- the LOC122316769 gene encoding protein LONGIFOLIA 1 isoform X1, with amino-acid sequence MTTGMLHDQKHIEKQMGCMAGFLQIFDRNQILTGKRLYSNKRLPPSSPVDSTPESNSSMVFPEMPGELEKQQQARVAPSPERPKQSQLPELRSPAPEIATTPADTPTKSPLPFPILELKEGTRSSWKFSREAPRLSLDSRAVVDAKGSLKPREIRTNAAFLSSNRCEEGAVDGDKHRKSPSVIARLMGLEALADSNTEPAKKAELRRSASESRVSRDLFQHRFVEGNNSFNFQLRQIQQPNLQSSISSNVIQENVTNERYGSAHRRVDSREYGVQNVRSGAARPAPNRGMGQRKSFFDSEDFFPEPKQGVSIYGEIEKRLKMRGIDEPSQDFETLKHILEALQLKGLLRSKKPSNQMNHRNFVYDHRSLESPVVVMKPAARSSANRPGRNGNDSPPSSFRSKTGVRRNVNETLPALSPRRDRPEMDRNARYQTRERNTSSSPTRIQSENGLRSPTRRGALSVETRRKVGTPNNTMDSVENRRVSPVRSPKASPRRFGSDQAMTNRSPRMKKPSAEIYPKEEKVFTPAEEESSSTTVTSESSISTCSQTETEVHKLTRGKAEDYREGRSLLERCDKLLHSIAEITATELSPVSVLDSSFYKDESSSPSPILKRRSIEFQDQPIELEDDVWSLPTSRLEFNSEDKPGDGDFVYVSEIVRASSYLPEDSDVFQLLEKQQHLKGKDTSEVSRLRRRLIFDTINEILDRNRQLPPWKSNSWENCSISLRQVWSQFRRIREIGDASEDLFEVICGVLRKDFMVDGTSGWVDRPIEMSESVLDVERLIFKDLIGETIRDLAAFSGNCDNLAALRRRLVF; translated from the exons ATGACGACAGGTATGTTGCACGACCAGAAGCATATTGAGAAGCAAATGGGTTGCATGGCTGGGTTCCTTCAGATCTTCGACCGCAACCAGATTCTCACCGGCAAACGTCTCTACTCCAACAAGCGCCTCCCTCCCTCTTCg CCGGTGGATTCCACTCCGGAGTCGAATAGCAGCATGGTCTTTCCGGAGATGCCCGGTGAATTGGAGAAGCAGCAGCAAGCGAGAGTAGCACCATCTCCTGAGAGGCCCAAGCAGTCTCAGCTTCCGGAGCTGCGATCTCCTGCACCCGAGATTGCAACAACTCCAGCCGATACTCCAACCAAGTCGCCTCTTCCCTTCCCGATTCTCGAACTAAAAGAAGGCACAAGGTCCTCTTGGAAGTTCTCCAGAGAAGCTCCCAGACTTTCTTTGGACAGCCGAGCTGTTGTTGACGCGAAGGGAAGCTTAAAACCCAGAGAGATCCGTACAAACGCTGCCTTCTTGTCCTCCAATAGATGCGAAGAAGGGGCGGTGGACGGCGATAAGCATCGTAAATCGCCGAGCGTCATTGCGAGGCTCATGGGGCTCGAAGCGTTGGCGGACTCCAATACTGAACCGGCCAAGAAAGCAGAGCTCCGAAGATCTGCTTCGGAATCCAGGGTTTCCAGAGATCTGTTTCAGCACCGATTCGTAGAGGGCAACAACAGCTTCAATTTCCAGCTCAGGCAAATTCAGCAACCGAATTTGCAGAGCAGCATTTCGAGCAACGTGATCCAAGAAAATGTAACCAATGAAAGGTACGGTTCTGCTCATAGACGGGTCGATTCGAGGGAATATGGCGTTCAGAATGTGAGAAGTGGAGCGGCCCGACCTGCTCCTAATAGAGGAATGGGGCAACGGAAAAGCTTCTTTGATTCGGAGGACTTCTTTCCGGAGCCAAAACAGGGCGTTTCGATCTACGGAGAGATTGAGAAGAGGTTAAAGATGCGAGGGATCGATGAACCATCTCAAGATTTTGAGACATTAAAGCACATCCTCGAAGCTCTGCAACTCAAAGGTCTTTTGCGTTCGAAGAAACCTTCGAATCAAATGAACCACAGGAATTTCGTTTACGACCATCGAAGCCTCGAATCTCCGGTTGTTGTGATGAAGCCCGCCGCGAGGTCATCGGCGAACCGGCCTGGTCGGAACGGGAACGACTCTCCTCCCTCTAGCTTCAGATCGAAAACCGGAGTTCGGCGTAACGTTAACGAGACGTTGCCAGCCTTGAGCCCGAGGCGTGACCGGCCGGAGATGGATCGAAATGCACGATATCAGACGAGGGAGCGAAATACGAGCAGCTCGCCGACTCGGATTCAGAGCGAAAACGGCTTGAGAAGCCCGACCAGAAGAGGAGCTTTGTCCGTGGAAACGCGGAGGAAAGTAGGGACTCCGAATAATACGATGGATTCGGTGGAAAACAGAAGGGTGTCTCCGGTTCGGTCCCCTAAGGCTAGCCCGAGGAGATTTGGATCGGATCAAGCAATGACGAACCGGTCACCGAGGATGAAGAAACCGTCGGCCGAAATTTATCCAAAGGAGGAAAAGGTGTTTACTCCGGCAGAGGAGGAATCATCATCGACCACCGTAACGTCGGAGAGCAGTATCAGCACTTGCTCACAAACCGAGACAGAGGTACATAAATTAACG AGGGGGAAGGCGGAGGATTACAGGGAGGGTAGGAGCTTATTAGAGAGGTGCGATAAGCTACTTCACAGTATAGCGGAGATCACTGCGACCGAGTTGAGTCCCGTATCGGTGCTTGACTCGTCGTTCTACAAGGACGAGTCGTCGTCGCCTTCCCCGATACTGAAACGGAGGAGCATTGAATTCCAAG ATCAACCCATTGAATTGGAGGATGATGTTTGGAGCCTTCCGACATCACGGTTGGAATTTAACTCGGAAGACAAACCGGGTGACGGTGATTTTGTGTACGTATCGGAGATCGTCCGAGCTTCGAGTTATTTACCGGAGGACTCCGATGTCTTCCAATTACTCGAGAAGCAGCAGCATCTCAAAGGGAAGGACACCTCCGAGGTCTCGAGACTCCGGAGAAGGCTTATTTTCGATACCATCAACGAAATCCTCGATCGTAACAGGCAATTACCGCCTTGGAAGTCTAATTCCTGGGAGAACTGTTCCATTTCGTTGAGGCAAGTATGGTCCCAATTCCGGAGGATTCGGGAGATCGGGGATGCATCGGAGGACTTGTTCGAGGTGATTTGCGGCGTGCTGAGGAAGGATTTTATGGTGGATGGCACCAGTGGATGGGTGGATCGCCCGATCGAGATGTCGGAGTCCGTTTTGGACGTCGAACGGCTGATATTCAAGGATTTGATTGGCGAGACCATCCGGGATCTCGCTGCTTTTTCCGGGAATTGCGATAACCTGGCGGCGCTGCGAAGGAGATTGGTGTTCTGA